Proteins encoded by one window of Halomonas chromatireducens:
- a CDS encoding c-type cytochrome: MKSSKLIMGCLATLGLTAGASSVHAEVDRDAIAERLKPAGNLCLQGEDCGTAAAREAEGDAPANGIDGGSIYGNVCAACHESGAAGAPIRGDEGGWADRIDKGWDELLANSINGIGAMPARGGNPNLSDEEVAASTAYLLEPVMDVPEVGDEEVADEAPAADEEPAADEAPAEDAAADEEAVTEEGPVEEEAEAAAVAAEEAVEDEAVEEAATEEAAPVDDEPAWADIDGEAIYNQACMACHMTGAAGAPIRGNEGHWAERMEKGMETLYENSITGIGAMPPKGGHANLSDDEVRAATDYLVEPTR, encoded by the coding sequence GTGAAATCCAGCAAGTTGATCATGGGGTGTCTGGCCACCCTGGGCCTGACCGCGGGCGCCTCGTCCGTCCATGCCGAAGTGGACCGGGATGCCATTGCCGAGCGCCTGAAGCCTGCCGGCAACCTCTGCCTGCAGGGTGAGGATTGCGGCACCGCTGCCGCCCGCGAAGCGGAAGGGGATGCACCCGCGAACGGCATCGATGGTGGATCCATCTATGGCAATGTCTGTGCGGCCTGTCATGAGTCCGGGGCTGCCGGCGCGCCGATTCGCGGCGACGAGGGCGGCTGGGCAGACCGCATCGACAAGGGTTGGGACGAGCTGCTGGCCAACTCCATCAACGGCATCGGTGCCATGCCAGCCCGTGGCGGCAACCCCAACCTTTCCGACGAGGAAGTGGCCGCGTCTACCGCCTATCTACTCGAGCCGGTGATGGACGTGCCGGAAGTGGGTGACGAAGAGGTGGCTGATGAAGCGCCCGCCGCCGATGAGGAGCCGGCAGCTGACGAAGCACCCGCCGAGGATGCTGCAGCCGACGAAGAAGCCGTGACCGAAGAAGGTCCGGTGGAAGAGGAAGCCGAAGCTGCAGCCGTCGCAGCCGAAGAAGCGGTCGAAGACGAAGCCGTTGAAGAAGCTGCTACGGAAGAAGCAGCTCCCGTCGATGACGAGCCAGCATGGGCCGATATCGACGGCGAGGCGATCTACAATCAGGCCTGCATGGCCTGCCACATGACCGGGGCCGCCGGCGCGCCGATTCGCGGCAATGAAGGCCACTGGGCCGAGCGCATGGAGAAAGGCATGGAGACTCTCTACGAGAACTCCATCACCGGCATCGGCGCCATGCCGCCCAAGGGTGGCCATGCCAACCTGTCCGACGACGAGGTGCGCGCGGCTACCGACTATCTGGTCGAGCCGACTCGCTGA